From Mauremys mutica isolate MM-2020 ecotype Southern chromosome 17, ASM2049712v1, whole genome shotgun sequence, one genomic window encodes:
- the LOC123351338 gene encoding interferon-inducible GTPase 5-like, with the protein MKDSKTHWADLFSKWGRKLPGLSEQETEKFQMAIKDGNFSKAISVVKKSDELLRNTKLNIAITGDTGSGKSSFINAIRSLNDSDSGAAETGPTETTKRPTAYPHPIHPNVIVWDLPGIGTKNYPTETYVEEMSLDQYDFFIIIAAGRFTEADNHLAKEIKKMGKKFYFVRSKVDVDLDNERRRSHDFKEEKTLHMIRSDCIKQLQEADIISPQVFLVSRWDFEKYDSPQLQETLANELDTHRRHVLICALPRTSEKILKEKQKALQEQIWKQALKSCALAAVPLPFLSVKCDVNILVENMREYCKSFGLVDDSLQSLAKQVKKSVAELKSVIKSPLAKDITKEEALKRLREATGEHMMTVKYFISVVPLIGTGIAAEKSYSVTFEVLHAFLDEVSEDAQRILKKALEGAENNQ; encoded by the coding sequence ATGAAAGATTCAAAAACTCACTGGGCTGATTTGTTTTCAAAATGGGGCAGGAAACTGCCTGGTCTGTCTGAGCAAGAAACTGAAAAATTCCAGATGGCTATCAAAGATGGGAACTTCTCAAAAGCCATTTCTGTGGTGAAGAAGTCTGATGAATTGCTAAGAAATACCAAACTCAACATCGCCATCACAGGAGACACAGGCTCTGGGAAGTCGTCTTTCATCAATGCAATAAGAAGCCTGAATGATAGTGACAGTGGGGCAGCTGAGACTGGGCCGACAGAAACAACAAAAAGGCCAACTGCTTATCCCCATCCCATTCACCCGAATGTGATTGTGTGGGACCTTCCTGGGATCGGAACAAAAAATTATCCAACAGAAACATATGTAGAAGAAATGAGCCTTGATCAATATGATTTTTTCATCATCATCGCAGCCGGGCGTTTCACAGAAGCTGATAACCACCTtgccaaagaaataaaaaagatggGAAAGAAGTTTTACTTTGTCCGCAGCAAGGTAGATGTGGACTTGGATAATGAACGAAGAAGAAGTCATGATTTTAAAGAGGAGAAAACTCTACACATGATCAGAAGTGACTGCATCAAGCAGCTACAAGAAGCAGACATCATCTCCCCACAGGTTTTCCTGGTGTCGAGATGGGACTTTGAGAAGTACGATTCTCCCCAACTGCAGGAGACTTTGGCGAATGAACTCGACACTCACAGGAGACACGTTCTCATCTGTGCCCTGCCCAGAACCTCTGAAAAAATCTTGAAAGAGAAACAGAAGGCCCTGCAGGAACAGATCTGGAAACAAGCCCTGAAGTCGTGCGCTCTCGCTGCTGTTCCTCTCCCATTTCTCTCCGTTAAGTGTGATGTCAACATCTTGGTGGAGAACATGAGGGAGTATTGCAAGTCCTTTGGCCTGGTGGATGATTCCCTCCAATCACTTGCTAAGCAGGTTAAGAAGTCTGTTGCTGAGCTGAAGTCTGTGATAAAGTCCCCTCTGGCCAAAGATATAACAAAAGAAGAGGCTTTGAAGCGGCTCAGAGAGGCTACAGGGGAACATATGATGACAGTTAAATATTTTATCAGTGTGGTACCACTGATTGGCACTGGGATAGCAGCAGAGAAATCTTACAGTGTCACCTTTGAAGTGCTACATGCGTTTTTGGATGAAGTTTCAGAAGATGCTCAACGAATCCTGAAAAAGGCTTTGGAGGGAGCAGAGAATAACCAATAA
- the LOC123351335 gene encoding interferon-inducible GTPase 5-like: MEQLKVLFGSIFTKHRNTLPGLSEQETNEIKAAIEAGDLSGAAYVVQRSDELLKKTELNIAITGESGAGKSSFLNALRGLGDEDEGSAETGVVETTIEPERYQHSKYPNVIFWDLPGIGTPDFQPDTYLEQVTFNRYDFFIILASERFRANHAKLAQEIHKMGKKFYFVRSKVDLDIYNEKRKKSFNEERTLEKIRNDCVNHLCREGMSSPQVFLVSSREFQKYDSPKLQKKLLKELGSHKKHVFLLALPNLSEPILEKKKKVLQRQIWKQALKSCAIAAVPLPALSVKCDIGILLNNMREYCESFGLDDISLIILASQVGKSVAELKDVIKSPLANKISKETAEKLLREATGEGLMVVKHFVSMIPLIGTVFAAERSFIVTYRMLNSFLDGVAEDAQRVLVKALDGEGKTNN, from the coding sequence ATGGAACAACTAAAAGTTCTCTTCGGTAGCATAtttacaaaacacagaaatacacTGCCTGGTCTGTCGGAGCAGGAAACCAATGAGATCAAGGCTGCCATTGAAGCAGGAGACCTCTCAGGAGCAGCGTATGTGGTGCAGAGGTCTGACGAGTTGCTTAAAAAAACTGAACTCAACATCGCGATCACAGGGGAGTCAGGAGCTGGGAAATCATCTTTCCTCAATGCCCTCCGGGGCCTGGGAGATGAGGATGAAGGATCAGCTGAGACCGGGGTGGTAGAGACGACCATAGAACCAGAGAGGTACCAGCATTCCAAGTACCCCAATGTGATCTTCTGGGACCTGCCGGGGATCGGGACCCCAGATTTTCAGCCAGACACTTACCTGGAGCAGGTGACATTCAATCGCTATGACTTCTTCATCATCCTCGCCTCAGAGCGGTTCAGAGCCAACCACGCCAAACTGGCCCAGGAGATCCATAAGATGGGGAAGAAGTTTTACTTTGTGCGCTCCAAGGTGGACTTGGACATTTACAATGAGAAACGCAAAAAGAGCTTCAATGAAGAGAGAACCCTGGAGAAAATCAGAAATGACTGCGTCAATCACCTGTGCAGAGAAGGGATGAGCTCCCCGCAGGTTTTCCTTGTGTCAAGCAGGGAATTTCAGAAATACGATTCTCCCAAACTGCAGAAAAAGTTACTGAAGGAACTGGGAAGTCACAAGAAACACGTTTTCCTCCTGGCCCTGCCCAATCTTTCCGAACCAAtcttggaaaagaagaaaaaggttTTGCAGAGGCAGATCTGGAAACAAGCCCTGAAGTCGTGCGCCATCGCAGCTGTTCCTCTCCCGGCTCTCTCGGTGAAGTGCGACATTGGCATCCTGTTGAATAACATGAGAGAGTATTGTGAGAGCTTTGGGCTGGATGATATTTCCCTCATTATACTCGCTAGCCAGGTTGGGAAGTCTGTCGCTGAGCTGAAGGACGTGATCAAGTCCCCATTGGCCAACAAGATCTCAAAAGAAACAGCCGAGAAGCTGCTGAGGGAGGCTACAGGGGAGGGTCTAATGGTAGTTAAACATTTTGTCAGCATGATACCACTGATTGGGACCGTATTTGCTGCAGAGAGGTCTTTCATAGTGACATACAGAATGCTGAACAGCTTTCTGGATGGTGTTGCTGAAGATGCCCAAAGAGTCCTGGTCAAGGCATTGgatggagaagggaaaacaaataACTAA